A portion of the Panthera tigris isolate Pti1 chromosome E1, P.tigris_Pti1_mat1.1, whole genome shotgun sequence genome contains these proteins:
- the WSB1 gene encoding WD repeat and SOCS box-containing protein 1: protein MASFPPRVNEKEIVRSRTIGELLAPAAPFDKKCGRENWTVAFAPDGSYFAWSQGHRTVKLVPWSQCLKNFLLHGTKNITNSSSLRLSRQNSDGAQKNKPREHIIDCGDIVWSLAFGSSVPEKQSRCVNIEWHRFRFGQDQLLLATGLNNGRIKIWDVYTGKLLLNLVDHTEVVRDLTFAPDGSLILVSASRDKTLRVWDLKDDGNMMKVLRGHQNWVYSCAFSPDSSMLCSVGASKAVFLWNMDKYTMIRKLEGHHHDVVACDFSPDGALLATASYDTRVYIWDPHTGDILMEFGHLFPPPTPIFAGGANDRWVRSVSFSHDGLHVASLADDKMVRFWRIDEDYPVQVAPLSNGLCCAFSTDGSVLAAGTHDGSVYFWATPRQVPSLQHLCRMSIRRVMPTQEVQELPVPSKVLEFLSYRI, encoded by the exons ATGGCCAGCTTTCCCCCGAGGGTCAACGAGAAAGAGATCG tgagaTCACGTACTATAGGTGAACTTTTAGCTCCAGCGGCTCCTTTTGACAAGAAATGTGGTCGTGAAAATTGGACTGTTGCTTTTGCTCCAGATGGTTCATACTTTGCTTGGTCACAAGGACATCGTACAGTAAAGCTTGTTCCGTGGTCCCAGTGCCTTAAGAACTT tctcTTGCATGGCACCAAGAATATCACCAATTCAAGCAGTTTGAGATTGTCAAGACAAAACAGTGATGGTGCTCAGAAAAATAAGCCTCGTGAACATATTATAGACTGTGGTGACATAGTCTGGAGTCTTGCTTTTGGATCTTCAGTTCCAGAAAAACAGAGTCGTTGTGTCAATATAGAATGGCATCGATTCAGATTTGGACAAGATCAGCTACTCCTTGCCACAGGATTAAACAACGGGCGTATCAAAATATGGGATGTATATACAG GAAAACTCCTCCTTAACTTGGTGGATCATACTGAAGTGGTCAGAGATTTAACTTTTGCTCCAGATGGGAGCTTGATCCTTGTATCAGCTTCAAGAGACAAAACTCTGAGAGTGTGGGACCTGAAAGATGATG GAAACATGATGAAAGTATTGAGGGGCCATCAGAACTGGGTGTATAGCTGTGCATTCTCTCCTGACTCGTCTATGCTGTGTTCAGTGGGAGCCAGTAAAGCA GTTTTCCTTTGGAATATGGATAAATATACCATGATACGGAAACTAGAAGGACATCACCATGATGTTGTAGCTTGTGACTTTTCTCCTGATGGAGCATTGCTGGCTACTGCATCTTATGATACTCGAGTATATATCTGGGATCCACATACTGGAGACATTCTGATGGAATTTGG GCACCTGTTTCCCCCGCCTACTCCAATATTTGCTGGAGGAGCAAATGACCGATGGGTACGATCTGTGTCTTTTAGTCATGATGGACTGCATGTTGCAAGCCTTGCTGATGATAA aaTGGTGAGGTTCTGGAGAATTGATGAAGATTATCCAGTTCAAGTTGCACCTTTGAGCAATGGTCTTTGCTGTGCCTTTTCTACTGATGGCAGTGTTTTAGCTGCTGG gACACATGATGGAAGTGTGTATTTTTGGGCCACTCCAAGGCAAGTCCCTAGTCTTCAACATTTATGTCGTATGTCAATCAGGAGAGTGATGCCCACCCAAGAAGTCCAGGAGCTGCCAGTTCCTTCCAAAGTGTTGGAGTTTCTCTCCTACCGCATTTAG